In the Gossypium raimondii isolate GPD5lz chromosome 9, ASM2569854v1, whole genome shotgun sequence genome, one interval contains:
- the LOC105800572 gene encoding acylamino-acid-releasing enzyme, translating to MSRTLPLAYFTSISSNISTWSGTLAASPRFSLLFFSSQPRLSLFSSTPISHYVKNLPAILAMDSSKAGTVKELPVGLDEATEEEYASQSKLLQEFTNISSIDKAWVFKSESGICSQAMFLISQPNLLANKKRKFMLSTSISKESNNNVNFQWAPFPVEMTGVSITVPSPSGSKLLVIRNPENESPTQFEIWSSSRLEKEFRIPQSTHGSVYADGWFEGISWNSDESLIAYVAEEPSPCKPSFDCQGYKQGAAKDKECMSWKGQGDWEEEWGECYAGKRQPALFVINLNSGKVHAVKGIAKSLSVGQVVWAPPVESIDQYLVFVGWSADPRKLGIKYCYNRPCALYAVKVPLYKSEAAQSDLKSMEELTVVNLTQSISSAFFPQFSPDGKFIVFLSAKASVDSGVHSATDSLHRIDWPTDGKLCSSTKIIDVIPVVNCAEDGQFPGLYCSSFLSKPWLSDGCTMILSSYWRSCQVILSVNVLSGEVLRISTADSGFSWNVLTLDGDNIIAVCSSPIDVPQIKYGCLEDKATNTTAWHWLNVSSPIFKCSEKVTSLLSHLQFGITQIPVKDVSDCLTKGAAKSFEAIFVSSKVNNAPDPLIVVLHGGPHSVSLSSFSKSLAFLSSLGFSLLIVNYRGSLGFGEEALQSLPGKIGSQDVNDVLTAIDHVIEKGLVNPSKITVLGGSHGGFLTTHLIGQAPDKFVAAAARNPVCNLSSMVATTDIPDWCYVESYGSKGKTIFTEAPSAEHLTHFYSKSPILHISKVKAPTIFLLGAQDLRVPVSGGLQYARALKERGVETKIILFPNDIHAIERPQSDFESFLNIGVWFKKYCK from the exons ATGAGTAGGACCTTACCATTAGCATACTTCACCAGTATCAGCAGCAATATCTCTACTTGGTCAGGGACATTAGCAGCTTCTCCTCgattctctcttttatttttctcttctcaaCCTCGTCTCTCACTCTTCAGCTCCACTCCCATTTCTCACTACGT AAAAAATCTACCAGCTATTTTGGCCATGGATTCTTCTAAAGCTGGTACTGTGAAGGAATTGCCAGTGGGGCTAGATGAAGCTACCGAGGAAGAATATGCTTCCCAGTCTAAATTACTTCAAGAGTTTACTAATATCTCTAGCATCGACAAGGCATGGGTTTTTAAGTCTGAAAGTG GAATATGCTCCCAAGCAATGTTTTTAATTAGCCAACCGAATCTTTTGgcaaacaagaaaagaaagtttatGTTGTCAACTAGTATTTCGAAAGAAAGTAACAATAATGTAAACTTCCAATGGGCACCATTTCCTGTTGAGATGACAGGAGTGTCTATAACTGTTCCTTCACCATCAGGTTCCAAGCTTCTTGTGATTAGAAATCCTGAAAATGAATCTCCCACACAATTTGAAATATGGAGTTCATCTCGGTTGGAGAAGGAGTTCCGGATTCCCCAATCCACTCATGGCTCAGTGTATGCTGATGGCTG GTTCGAGGGAATCTCTTGGAACTCTGATGAATCTCTTATTGCTTATGTTGCTGAGGAGCCATCTCCCTGCAAGCCTTCGTTTGATTGTCAGGGTTACAAGCAAGGTGCTGCAAAAGATAAAGAATGCATGAGCTGGAAAGGTCAAGGGGATTGGGAGGAAGAATGGGGGGAATGTTATGCAGGAAAAAGGCAGCCTGCACTCTTTGTGATCAATCTTAACAG TGGCAAGGTACATGCTGTTAAAGGAATTGCAAAGTCTTTGAGTGTAGGACAGGTCGTTTGGGCTCCACCAGTGGAAAGCATCGACCAATATCTGGTTTTCGTGGGGTGGTCAGCAGATCCGAGAAAACTCGGTATAAAATACTGCTATAACAGACCCTGTGCATTATATGCGGTGAAGGTTCCACTTTATAAGTCAGAAGCTGCTCAGTCAGATCTCAA ATCAATGGAGGAACTGACTGTTGTCAACTTAACACAAAGCATAAGTAGTGCATTCTTTCCACAATTCAG CCCAGATGGAAAGTTCATTGTGTTTCTGTCTGCAAAAGCCTCAGTGGACTCTGGAGTACACTCTGCAACTGATTCTCTTCACCGAATTGATTGGCCTACTGATGGCAAGCTATGCTCATCTACAAAGATCATTGATGTG ATTCCTGTGGTGAACTGTGCCGAGGATGGTCAGTTTCCGGGGCTTTACTGTTCAAGTTTTCTTAGTAAGCCATGGCTTTCGGATGGATGCACTATGATTTTATCTTCCTATTGGCGCAGCTGTCAAGTGATACTTTCTGTAAATGTGTTAAG TGGTGAAGTATTACGAATCAGCACTGCTGACTCAGGTTTTTCATGGAATGTTCTGACACTAGACGGGGACAACATTATTGCtg TGTGTAGCAGCCCGATAGATGTTCCTCAAATCAAATATGGCTGCCTTGAGGACAAAGCGACTAATACAACCGCTTGGCATTGGTTAAATGTCTCAAGCCCCATTTTTAAATGTTCAGAGAAG GTTACGTCTCTGCTTTCACATCTTCAGTTTGGTATCACGCAAATTCCAGTGAAAGATGTTTCTGATTGCTTGACAAAAG GAGCTGCTAAGTCTTTTGAGGCAATATTTGTATCTTCCAAGGTAAACAATGCACCTGATCCGCTAATAGTGGTCCTTCATGGAGGGCCTCATTCCGTCTCTTTGTCAAGCTTCTCAAAGTCATTGGCATTTCTTTCTTCACTTGGTTTCAGCctattaattgtaaattatag AGGTTCACTGGGATTTGGCGAGGAAGCATTGCAATCTCTTCCTGGGAAAATTGGGTCTCAG GATGTCAATGATGTACTCACAGCTATAGATCATGTCATTGAGAAAGGACTTGTCAACCCATCTAAAATAACTGTTCTTGGTGGTTCACATGGCGGCTTTCTAACTACGCACTTGATTGGTCAG GCACCGGATAAGTTTGTTGCAGCTGCCGCACGGAATCCAGTTTGTAATCTTTCATCCATGGTTGCCACAACAGATATTCCTGATTGGTGTTACGTGGAATCTTACGGAAGCAAAGGAAAAACTATCTTTACTGAAGCACCTTCAGCTGAACACTTGACTCACTTTTACAGCAAGTCTCCTATATTGCATATTTCTAAG GTTAAAGCTCCAACCATCTTTCTTCTAGGTGCGCAGGATCTTCGCGTCCCGGTTTCTGGGGGATTGCAA TATGCACGGGCATTAAAGGAGCGAGGAGTTGAGACCAAAATCATCCTGTTTCCTAATGACATCCATGCAATTGAAAG GCCGCAATCCGATTTCGAGAGCTTTCTTAACATTGGTGTTTGGTTCAAAAAGTATTGCAAATGA